Below is a genomic region from Oreochromis niloticus isolate F11D_XX linkage group LG13, O_niloticus_UMD_NMBU, whole genome shotgun sequence.
AACACAGCCTAAATCtattaaaatattattgatTTTGCAACTCACAAGCTCCTGATGCTACTATGCTCAAATGCTAACACTGTATATAAGGATGATTTGGCTCAGCATCTTTGTTACATCTCCTCACCTCCTTTCCTTAATCTTATGCtgcctcctccagctcctcttCACTCCGCCCTATTCTCCTCCTCGTTTCCTGCCTCTCCAGAGAGGAGGTCACATGCTGCAGACCTGCTCCGTGCCATCtggctgacttcctgtcatCCTTACCCCAGGAGAGAGTGGCTCTGCAGGGTACAAGCATAGAGAACCACCCCTTCCCTCCTCCCCCTCATCCTCCTCCAGGCCCACACACACCTGAGCAGAAagggtgagaaaaaaaaaaacaacacacacacacacacacacagggagaaaaacagagggagaagaaaagagagcagacaagacaaagaacaaggcaaaaaaaaaatatcagaagaTATAGCAGGAGAAACAGAAAATTCAAAAAACTATGCAGGCTGCATGGTCAGAAAAATTCTGTGCAGCTCTGGAGAAAAGTGACTAATCAAGTAGCATTTCAAAGCCATGTGGTTTAATGTCTGATGCCATAATAATGACAAATTAAGTTTTACCAGTGGGGCAGCTTTTCTGCTGTTATATATGTTTGAAAATCAAAATGAAGAGAAAAGAGCAGTCTCCCacttttcctttaatcagtgACGATTGTTCAAGATTTAACCCTGAAATTTCAGAAACATCATTAGGGATGTGGTTGAATTTCCATCACAGCAGTTCATGAAAGCATAGCCCACTTTGTTTCCCACCTTCCTCTCACACATCTCCATCTCACACAAGGCATTATATTAGAATTGGTTAAAAAGCACATACATATCAGATCAATCTTAATGTCCTACCCGTGGTCTTGcatattcatataaatataatatgacTGCCGCTCACATTTGAATTTATTGGTTTTCCTCCTCCACAAATTAGGGGGGCTCCAATTGATGAATATTTTAGCACATGTGCACTCTGCGGGACATTTATCATCGCCTTTGCTATTATAAACAGAATAAATGAGCAGTCAAAGTAGGCTACAGTGTGCTGTACGCAGACACACCGCCCCTCTGTGCTCTCTTGCTTTAGCCTTCCTCCACAACTGCTGCTCTGTCTTAATGGCTCCTGCTTTGATGTTGCCTTGATATGTTACATGACCCAGCACATATGGATAAGTTTACCGCAATGCAATATATTTCCTATAAATGGTGAATACAGAGATCAGGATAGAAAGGTCTTGCACCTAAACTGTAACACCTAGAGCAAAGCTGCAGTCAAGAGAACCTTAGCTGAATCTATGTTAAGTGAAGCCCTAAGGGGGTCGAGACAGAGGTTAATTGGATATACTAAAATTATGTTATTTCATTACAGACATTAAGTTTTGGAGGTTAGCCtaataaaaaggaagaaaaaaataataaattttaaaataaatgtattgcTGAGATAATCCCTGCCTTCTCCATGCCACTCTAAAGATTGCCTGTCAATCAGATAGTTGGGTGATACTGTTGATGTCTTTGTCATTGGACTGACTGTTGAAATGTTTTTCAAAGAGCAAGCCATCCTGAAGATCTCGCTTTATAGTTTTAGCAATAggccatttttttaaaaaaccttgTTGCTTTTCCTGCTCCTGACAGGAACTGGAAGCCTGCTAAGTAAATGTTTAACTTATTCAGAGTCCTGAAATAATACCAGTCACTGAAATAAACAGAGCAAGAAAGCCAAATCAAAATGCAACCATGCCTGCCTCGCTTTGATGATCATTTcgactcttcctcctcttcatctcaACAATCTACTGCTGGAGTAGAGTGCAGTTGGATGCCCTTTAGCACTTCCTTTTCGCCTCATGTGACCAAAAGGGCTGCTGGGATTCTTTCAGATAGAAGCCAAGCCACCTTAGGCTGCATCTAACCATTGCTGAAGCCCACTGATCTGACGCTGCAGAACCAGGCATTGTTTCAAATGCTTTCATTCACAGTCCCTGCCATTGGCAGACACTGTGAAATGGGTGAAATCCCAGCTTGGCGAAGCTGGCACAGAAAGCCAGCATCCTGGATCCCTTCCACTTCAGAGAGCCCTGCCACATGTTAACTGTCATCCATGAGGCACTGCTAGCCCACGGGGGGGTCTGGCAGAAAAGTTGGGGGGTGTGGGTGGATGAAGGGGGTGGCACAAACATTGGGATATACCCTtcacatacaaacacagaagacacaATGGACTCCTTGGAGATGCAGAACTAGAGGCCATAAGAGGTGATTATTATTTATGCAGACACTTTTCTGAGTTGAGCTTTTTATTCTCCTTCGTGTCTCGCTCAACTGGCAGCTGCCCAGTGTGAACCATCCCTGGGATCCACAGCAATGATGATCACCCcctccccaaacacacacacacacacacacacacacacacacacacacacacacacaagccctTCCTTGTCCTCATTGCTGTCTACGCCTGGTAGATCCCCTGGCATGTTTGCTCCTCCTTCATAAACACTAGCAGCTGCTTGGGCAATTAGCCATTAGCTCTTTACTTTTTACTATAATACCCAGTGCTCAGAAATCTCAACAATTAGCTCCTTAATTGCTTCTAAACAACCCAGGCGTAACCAATAAATAGAAGGCGGTAGGTAGTTAGCTGAGGAGACAGACTTCTGGGAAAGAATGAGACAAGGCTTATAGAATCCACGCTAAAATGTTCTTCCTCTCGTCTCCTTTAGCAGGCTTTggcaattatttttttcttgctgttacACGGCTTGAAAAAGCTTGCAGGGGGAGGAGAGATGACAGAATGGGTAAAGAACACAAGGCAAGCTGATGCCTCATATTCAAATTCAAGCTGACACGTCCATGCCCTTTATTCCCCAGTCTAACTATCACTTCTGAGAAATGCTAGTATTCAGTGTGACAGAGGGTGTTACAGTGACTTTTAGATGGGCAGGAGACGGCGCCCCCCGGGTGTGGATTTTCGTGGCAGCGTGATATGACACAGCTCGCTTCACAGAGCAATGGGGATACCCCCAAGATTAGCTGAATGCATTAAAGAGAGGCATGAAACGTAGCTAACTGTTGATTAAATCACTGTTACATCCATACTGGCGGTTCCAGTTAACCTCTTTAACATTGACAGCAGCTACGCCACTAACATGACAATGGCCTACAGGCAGAAATGTGCTGTTTGCTGTGTGCAGTGTGCGGCATCGCAACagacaatttttttctttttagataaGGGTGCTCAAACGGATTAGGTAACAGACGAAAATGTTATTTCAGACATTCATTGAGGAAATGCAAATATTATTTACATTCTGCTCTCTAGAATTGAGAAAGTGCTATTTTTCACAATTTACACAACAGAAATTTATAATCAAAGGTTTTCTCAAATTTCTTTTAGGTGTTTTttgaccaaacacacacacacacacacacacacacacacacaaaatgagaCTTGTTACACAGCTTTAACAGtatgtaaaattttaaatacaGCTGCATTGAAGAAATCCACTTGCAATCCATGTTTTGCCTGCCTGTGCAGCATACTGTAGGCTTTGCCTTTTTAATAATGAGTAAACAACCATTTTTAGTTTACAAAGCTGACCAATCTGGGCCACAAGAATGTTTTAAACTTTCACATTTATTGACAACAAACACTTGACACTTTAAAATTGCTAAATGGAAATGAGCGTGCCCCAAAGATGACATATGCTGCAGCTGCTCTCATCTAACATGCATCTTATCGTTAGTGGTGGCTGAATATCTGCTGATGTTTTGATGGAACAAGAATTACGTTTTAACAGGGAAAGTCGAAGACAGGACTACAGGTCGTCTGTTCATAACAGTTTCTggctttaaatcaaagaaaCACAGTTGATTGGCTTCCCAAATTCTCTATGCTGATGAACTGCTTCCAAATGAAAACAATCAAAGCAGAATCAAGCATAATCAAGCATTGTGATTCactgcagcgtgtgtgtgttttaacaaAATAATATTCCAGCACCACAGCAACTCAGTGTATATTTTCTACAAAATCTGCATTCAGTTTATATTGACTTTAGTTACTGTATCCCCTCCCAACCCTCcactcctcacagacacacacacacacacacacacacacacacacacacgaaataCCAAGGAGGTATACAAGCACCATCTAGTGCTTTATTTTGGAAATTGCTATGCAGAATTTtacaaaatgtgtaaaaaaaaaaaatccacatttattttctatgtaaaatatttgttcagttacattaacattttaaaattaggAGCAGAAAGACAGCTTTTGGATTACAGAATAGGAATAAGATCAAATCAAGATTGAACTAATCACATTCTGCAAACCTGCAAGTATATAGAAAAGAGTTAAACACACGAAAACCGATTGATGACAGTTCATATCCTCACTAGCAGAACCTCTGACAACTTTGGTGAAATAGATGTTTTTCACAAGAAGAAGCATCAACTGTGAttgactgaaaaataaaatttccACCAGTCTATAGTCAAAAGCTTAATTTCCTTTCAGAAATAAGAACAGGGGAGTTtccagtttttgtgtgtgtgtttgttttaaaccacacatttaatttttcatcaATGGAGTCATGCAGCATTTTCAGTGGAAACTCTGTCACGCATGACATGGTTAAATAAACACAGCACCATTCATCATGTAGTTCCTTTTCTCAGCTTTCAGAGATAAGAAGATGTTGATGGTGGAAACATGGAGCAGTTTCAGAAACATAATGAATAATCAGGAGTCATCAACTTGTACGTCAGTAACCTGCTACCACTGAAGTAATTATTCATTCGACCATGACTTATGCATGCAAAAAGCCAACATTTCTGATGTTCACTCAGTAAAAAGCCAAATATAGTTAGAAAGGATATGACTAAGGCCTAGCTGAGTCCCAAACAAATTCCAAGACCTGACTCATTTCATTCGGACTGAATACCGTAATAGGtaacaataacagtaaaaacTATGTAGAACAGCCCTGAATGAAAGTCTTGAATATCTAACAAGTCAAAGTAATCATCATTAAAAACATGAGAAAGCcctcacaaaaaacaaaaatatgataATGAAGGCAAAATGTGTGTTTGGAATTTTTAAGATATCCCTTaaaagcagccaaaagaagaaatCCAAGTTGAATTAAAAACAGCCCGAgacaacactaaaaggtcaggAAAGCTGTGTGAAGGCAGTGTCCGTGTTTGGATAGCTCAAGTATTTATGTCACATTTGACTGATGTGTTTTAATTAGAAGTTCAAATTCATCTGAGAATAAATCTTGGACGCAGAATTTGACTCcctaacaaactaaaacaaaagatAAGCCCCTGACCCACGAGCCACCTTGGCTCAAAAGAAGCATGGCCGCTGTGCCCAGAATAAAAACTGTATATAATAGTTTCCCTGACTCTCGATCTTAAGGTCTAGAAATATAACTAtgtgtattatttttaattcaaaCTCCATGTAATATGGTCTTATTTGACTAAAGACaggtgtaaagtgtaaaagtgttCCAAAAATGCCCAAAAAAGCTTCATTACATTTCTGGAAAAAACATTTGGATACAACTAATTAGCTGTCTGATTTATTTACTGTACTGCTTTAAACCAGCCTTTCCAAATTTAGATTTAAGGATCCCTTTCTGGGCTATCACTacctttgaaataaaacaagttGTTTGTAATATCTGTTTCTGACCAATGGTAACATTGAGCAACATTGTTCAAGATTCTTTAAAAGTGAACACAATGTCTTGAGTAATGTTGCCAGGAAgtaaaaacatgactttttttcccttttgtttgtTCGTTTTGGCATACCATTTTATAGTATACTAGACAGAGTATAAATTAAATTTTTGTAAAAGTAAATCCCAAGGAGGCAAAAGTATTGAATTATTATTTCTGGTGCATTACCATAAAGAATACACCAATTAACAACAATAACTACATTAATCCACCCACCTACCCAGTATCGTGTGTGCCACCAAAACAGCTTTGACCTGTCAGGGCATGGACCTCTGATGGTGCCCTGTGGTTTCTGGCACCAGAAAAATGGGAAGCAAATCCTTTCGATCCTGCAGGTTGCAGAGTGAAGCCTCTGTGGATTTGGCTTCTTCCCATGCATCCTGAGGGGGTTCAGTAGAACATGATCTGGGGAGTTTGGACAGAGACATTATGACATAAATGGCATGAATTCTTTTACAGTAGAGATGGTAGAAGTAGAACTTACAGggcaaaagctttttttaaacttgattttGTGGAAAAGACAGCAAAGTTTACAATGTAATCATTAATGTGATTAGTACCACTCATGTTTGCCTTGAATTTCATATAAAAATGGCTTCTGTGAATTGTTTACTGTGTTTTCCGGGGTAGTTTTTGCTGTCAacagtggttttaatgttgtagcATCTCGGTGTATTTCAATAATCTTTTTCGCTGTGAGAAGAGGAACTAATTTTGCCCATCTGCGTGCTTTGCGACACACAATTATACTCTCTTAATGTAGTCTTAATTGTGTTTTAGGCTACAATAGTAAACAGACTATGACACGGAATTAAGAGAAGGCCTTCGCCTAgattttgaatttaaaattGGAGAATGAAGTGGTGAACTTTAGCCAGTTAACCTACTCATATTTATACagtagattttttaaaatatatatatctacagAGCTGAAATATAACTTATTAGGAATATTTCAGGACAAAGAGAAATCATTTCATACCTCTCACGGGCTCTAGTTTTGCCAGAAAAACGAGCTGCGATAAAACTACCCGGCAGCCGTAGGCTTGGTGACGTCACAAGCAAACATGGCGGCTAGCTTTGAATGAGTGAGCGAACACAACAAGACTCTGCAAAGAAACATTGAATCTCTCGAAGGCAAATTGTTAGCCGCGATGTTTAAAGCCGCAAAGGAAAGTGCTGATAAAACGATGTAAAGCAGAGTTCgctttgctgctgctgccgccgctGTTTTGTGCAGCCATGTCAGAGGCGAGGACGCATGCTGAGTTCACTGAACTGTGGAGGACTGTCTCCAAACTCAGctataaaaaaacacaagacacGAAAGCAGCAAAGCAGATGCCTGACACGACAACACGACAAGGTGAGGCTGTGTGTCTGTTAATGTAGGCGACGATCTGCGGCTCAACGCGAGCTGAACAACAGATCATAACAAgtgtttgtatacactgaagAGCAAAGGCGGCCATGAGGTGATCAAAACGAGCGACTGACAGTGACAACATGCCAGCTGGCTCTGTTATCTCACCATGGACACACTACTAATTCCATTCTAACCAGTTGTAAAATACTGAGACTGTCTAGGGAGAAAAACTGCATTCGGAATATACAGAAAGTGTTGCCCCATGTTCGAGTATCTTTTAAGATGTGATGCATTATCTCATCTAAATAATTGTTTTCTCATAGCTGGATTGTTGCGTGCATACTGGTATATATCCTTTTAATGCAGCCTGCCCTCTTGTAATGCTATATTGCAGTGACTCAAATCAGACAAGGCTTTAAATGGCCATTATGCATCCTCCTCAAGCTGCTAAAATAGAAAAGTTCAAGACACAAGTTTTTGACCAGATATTTTCCCAGCTTTTATATTGTGTTCagcaagtatttttttttcaggaaattatcatataaatattattatgacTTTAACCGTGACTACACTAAGAGAATCTGTTAATGTGTGAACTGTCATCACGATACATCTTTTATTGTTCTCATGTTTGTCTTTACTGATATGTCTAACATAAAGTTTAAATTAACTAAAGACTCAgtgctaaataaatacatgtaagTAAATTTAATGTTACCAAGATGAATAcgatttatttttagctcattTGATGTGGCACTTGATATCTCTGTGCACAGATTTTCAAAGTCCCCGGCATCGAGGTTGCAGCAGATACCCCGGCTTGGCTAATGGAGATTCTCCAGGAGATGTGGAACCTTCACAAGATATCGTCTGGGATTCCACATCACCCACTCAGACTCATACTGGTAAACAACACCGACACTCAGCTCACACTTCCTGGCACATCTCATCAGCAGGTTCTAAATGAATGGCAACATAAACAATTTCTGAACAGGCTTTTTATAGTAAATCAATTGCAATTGTAAGCTTTCATTTCAGTCATCATCACTCTACCACTTTGCTCATTTCTGTCATGTGtgttattttcatcttttttggTTTCAGGACTTAGGAACACTAGAGCTGTGGAAATATCTGATATTGTGAACCGCATTGCTCCAAAGGTCTgttgttttttcagctttttattaTAGTCATATTAGTGTTTGACAAAAATGGTTATTTCTAAATGCCATGGTAAAtataattaatgacaaactaaataagaaaaaattataattttcatttagaatagaatagaataatcctttaattgtcccacaaggagaaatttggttgtaacagcagcagaagaaaagcacatatacaaacagaacagaaacacacacaatttttacggaaaaaaatatttacatcatggacaatagttacaaaaacagagtactgtataGTTATTAAGATTAAAGtatagttttctttttattattttttatttgtatttgttacAGGTAGACTTTCAGTCTTTTCTAGCACATATCTGTAAACACACTTCAACCTTGTGCTTGTTTCTTTTATAGGATGTAAAACCAGAAAGGACTGACTCCTCTTTGCTGCAGTGGATCGGTGACAGTGCCATGCCCGCCACACCAGAGATTCAAAAGCCAAGACTCAGGAAGAAATCCTCTAGGTGAATAATCAATATATTGACCAAAATACTCTCCCTATAGATTGTTATTATCTACCACCATATGCAGCCTGTATGGGTCCTCATAAGTGTCTgtcttcctttttccttttgtctACATAGGCAAAGCGGTGTGGAGGACCTCATGAAACTCGCCAGGCAGTTTGATGAGAGCATGCAGCAAGATAAGGAAACTTCAGAAAGCCTTATGAACAACAATCTTAATGAATGTCTGAACACTTCcgaaacaaaactgaaaccaTCGTCACTCCATGATAGCTTGAAGGACCTAAAGTGCCCATCGGCACCAGACCAGATAGAGGCAGAGCTGCATGCTCTGTTTGACTGCTCCACTCAGAGTGCATGGCTAAGCCGTGGCTCTGCAGTATCCACCTGTTCACAGGAAGTAAGAGGCCAACCTGTGAATGCAGCTTTATCCAAAGACCAACAATCAGAGCTCAAATCAGCTGAAAAGTCTGGCACAGCTGcacatcctgctgaagaaaaGGGAACTAATAGCTGGAGTGCAAATAACTGTGatgactttgatgatgactGGGAGAATGATGAATTACTTAATGACCCTTTTTTGCTGGCGATGACCCATAAGCCCTATGAGCAACATGACACCAATCCTAACACCACCTTTCAGTCTGAGACTAAGACAAACACTACTCACTCTACCCCTGTTCGCAACCCCATTGCAAATGCAATCCCTGCACACAAGCCTTCAAACCTAAACTGCAAGCCTAGCTGCAGTGTGAAAAGTTCTGAAACAAAACTGACACTCCAGGAACTCTGTCCCAAACTGAAGACTACCAACCGAAACACTTTCAAATTAGAGCCAAACCCCAACTTGCGGTCACAGATGGCCAAAGAGGTTTCTACTAAGTCCAACTTCACTGTTATACAACCCAAGCCACAGATGTTTGACCAGAAATCTGCAACTGCAAAGACATCCACTACACCTCAACCTGACAAGGTCACTAATGATCACAGAGGGGCTTCTTTAGGAAAACACTCTGTTAAAGACATTTCAGACAGCTTGTGGGATGATAGGGATGATGACGCACTGCTCTACCAGGTATGTGACAGCGTGGAGAAGATCGCCAACACTCAGTCGCTCCAAGTGAGCCCCGGTAACTGCCAAGAAAAACAAGATATTGATGTAGACAGACAACGGAAAACCACAGGGCCGCAGCCCATCAACATGACTCGGCCTGGGAACGTCGGTGCCAGCACTAACAGACAAtcaccttgtgcttttgttcGTTCTAACTCATTACCAAGGGCTAGTTATGAAACTGTGAACTTTCAAGGATGGAACGTTCCCATGAAGGATGCCAACAAAAAATCACAGATGTCTCAAAGCTTCCCAGGAAGCCACACAGATTTGGGTACATTAAGTCAGTGCAGGGATTCATCTGGAACTTTCCAGGCTGGAAATGCTAATGTGGATATGAAGCAACATACAGTGATGGCCAGAGCAGTACACAACGCCAAGAGCCATCACACAGCTTTCAAAAGAAATCTATCTGACTCAGCAGCCATAAGCACCAAAGGTATGATGTCTAAGTTTTGATATTTTCCACCAAATTGTATCAAAGTATATTATGTATGCGACTTTATGAAAGGCTAGGGTATTTATAGTGGGCATGCTTACCAAAATAATCcataaataataatgatttttttaaactgaaccAGAACAGCACCAGTTCTCACACTTGCATGCAGTTTTTCCAAGGTAGTTGGCAGATCGGCTGTTCCAAAGATCTTGGAGAGCTTGCCACAATTCCTCTATGGATTTAAGTTGTCTCAGTGTCTCATGTCTCTTCATGCAATCCTACATTGACTTCTTTATTGCTGAGATCAGTGCTCTGTGGGGGCCATAACATCTGCTGCTGGAGTCCTTGTCCTGGCCAGGTCTCCcttgaaaaatatattaaataaatgtgttttctttctgcCAAAAAGACAGTTCTTTATGACTCTGGCTGTATGGCTGGACTTGTTGTTATGCTTAAGAATTAATTTTTCACCAGTCAGGCATCTCTCTGATAGTACTGTGTCATGAGAATAATCTAAACAtctaaaatgtgtaaaatctttGTGCTAAACTGTATATTCAAAGataatatgaataaaaatttTGAATAGGGTGAACATTTAATAATATTATAAGACAGGATTTTATGTTTGTCAATGAAAAAGCCACCAAGAGTGTTATGTACAGATATTTGtccttaaaaacaacacaaataaatctaaaactaaacagaatgTCTTTGCTTTGATAGTCAAATGTCCAGTAACTGAATACACCTCCATTAGGATaaagttgttttgtttcattctaTGCATTTGTCTGCCATGGCTATTCCATCAACTTTGCTTTAAGAATGGATATTTAACTGACAATTCACA
It encodes:
- the LOC102079257 gene encoding ewing's tumor-associated antigen 1 homolog; the encoded protein is MSEARTHAEFTELWRTVSKLSYKKTQDTKAAKQMPDTTTRQDFQSPRHRGCSRYPGLANGDSPGDVEPSQDIVWDSTSPTQTHTGLRNTRAVEISDIVNRIAPKDVKPERTDSSLLQWIGDSAMPATPEIQKPRLRKKSSRQSGVEDLMKLARQFDESMQQDKETSESLMNNNLNECLNTSETKLKPSSLHDSLKDLKCPSAPDQIEAELHALFDCSTQSAWLSRGSAVSTCSQEVRGQPVNAALSKDQQSELKSAEKSGTAAHPAEEKGTNSWSANNCDDFDDDWENDELLNDPFLLAMTHKPYEQHDTNPNTTFQSETKTNTTHSTPVRNPIANAIPAHKPSNLNCKPSCSVKSSETKLTLQELCPKLKTTNRNTFKLEPNPNLRSQMAKEVSTKSNFTVIQPKPQMFDQKSATAKTSTTPQPDKVTNDHRGASLGKHSVKDISDSLWDDRDDDALLYQVCDSVEKIANTQSLQVSPGNCQEKQDIDVDRQRKTTGPQPINMTRPGNVGASTNRQSPCAFVRSNSLPRASYETVNFQGWNVPMKDANKKSQMSQSFPGSHTDLGTLSQCRDSSGTFQAGNANVDMKQHTVMARAVHNAKSHHTAFKRNLSDSAAISTKVFVTSQMTGKCSAAEIERKKQEALARRRLRMQTATKP